The following proteins are co-located in the Camelina sativa cultivar DH55 chromosome 12, Cs, whole genome shotgun sequence genome:
- the LOC104732478 gene encoding uncharacterized protein LOC104732478, whose product MLGRSRTGGGSFRPENIGQSAVNLIGSIGFSLLVIGVVVFTIIAATYEPEDPLFHPSDKITTFLTSNSNATLQSDDTVVKTGEDFMAANQTAFAGFINIADVETSENDSDANQLDCDTSIPIDCKDPEVFHLMMKATIDKFKDIHFYKFGKPAAVEGATSCDMAWRYRPKDGKTAAFYKDYRRFVIEKSENCSVSVMGIGEYHSGVNARKRKRSLKPGFEKNFGGKVDDFSLPVVGEAVNDSLPVVESETAFIQGRYLVYVGGGDRCKSMNHFLWSFLCALGEAQYLNRTLVMDLTLCLSSGYTLSGQNEEGKDFRFYFDFEHLKESAASVLDQVQFWTDWGKWYKKNGLNLHLVEDLRVTPMKLVDVKDTLVMRKFGTVEPDNYWYRVCEGETETVVQRPWHLLWKSKRLMEIVSAIASRLNWDYDAIHIERGDKARNKEVWPNLERDTSPRSILPTLQDKIEQGRNLYIATDEPEVSFFNPLKDKYKPHFLDEFKDLWDESSEWYSETTKLNGGNPVEFDGYMRASVDTEVFLRGKKHIETFNDLTNDCRDGIGTCNIAAS is encoded by the coding sequence atgttaGGAAGATCCAGAACCGGAGGGGGAAGCTTCCGACCAGAAAATATAGGGCAAAGCGCAGTGAACTTAATCGGAAGCATAGGCTTCTCTTTGTTGGTCATCGGAGTCGTGGTTTTCACCATTATCGCTGCAACATACGAACCAGAAGATCCGCTTTTTCACCCATCTGACAAAATCACAACTTTCCTCACATCTAATTCAAACGCTACTCTTCAATCCGATGACACTGTTGTTAAAACCGGCGAAGATTTCATGGCGGCGAACCAAACCGCGTTCGCTGGATTCATCAACATAGCTGATGTCGAGACTTCTGAGAATGATTCCGATGCGAATCAGCTGGATTGTGATACCAGCATCCCAATTGATTGCAAAGATCCTGAAGTTTTTCACTTGATGATGAAAGCTACTATAGACAAGTTCAAAGACATTCACTTTTATAAGTTTGGTAAACCTGCAGCTGTGGAAGGTGCTACTTCTTGTGATATGGCTTGGCGTTATAGGCCTAAAGATGGCAAAACGGCTGCGTTTTATAAGGATTACCGTAGGTTTGTGATTGAAAAGTCTGAGAATTGTAGTGTTAGTGTGATGGGGATAGGTGAGTATCATTCAGGTGTGAATGctaggaagaggaagaggagtttgAAACCCGGGTTTGAGAAAAATTTTGGGGGTAAGGTTGATGATTTCTCATTGCCTGTGGTTGGTGAAGCAGTTAATGATTCACTTCCTGTGGTTGAGTCTGAGACTGCCTTTATACAAGGTCGTTACTTGGTTTACGTTGGTGGGGGAGATAGGTGTAAGAGTATGAACCATTTCTTGTGGAGTTTCTTGTGTGCTTTAGGGGAAGCACAGTATTTGAATAGGACATTAGTGATGGATTTGACTCTCTGTCTGTCTTCGGGTTATACCTTGTCTGGTCAGAACGAGGAAGGGAAGGACTTCAGGTTTTACTTTGATTTTGAGCATCTGAAAGAGTCTGCTGCTTCTGTGTTAGACCAAGTGCAGTTTTGGACAGATTGGGGGAAATGGTATAAGAAGAATGGATTAAACCTTCATCTCGTTGAAGACTTGAGGGTCACACCGATGAAGCTTGTTGATGTAAAGGACACATTGGTCATGAGGAAGTTCGGGACTGTAGAACCAGATAACTATTGGTACAGAGTTTGTGAAGGCGAGACAGAAACTGTTGTGCAAAGGCCATGGCATCTATTGTGGAAATCTAAACGACTGATGGAGATCGTCTCTGCGATTGCTTCCAGGTTAAACTGGGATTATGATGCTATTCACATTGAGCGAGGGGACAAGGCAAGAAACAAGGAGGTTTGGCCTAATCTTGAAAGGGATACTTCACCAAGATCCATCTTACCTACCCTTCAGGACAAAATTGAACAAGGAAGGAATCTTTATATTGCAACAGATGAACCAGAGGTATCTTTCTTTAACCCTTTGAAAGATAAGTATAAACCCCATTTTCTGGATGAGTTCAAGGATCTTTGGGACGAGAGTAGCGAATGGTATTCAGAGACAACGAAGCTTAATGGAGGAAACCCAGTCGAGTTTGACGGTTACATGAGAGCTTCTGTTGATACAGAAGTGTTCTTGAGAGGGAAGAAGCATATTGAAACATTCAATGATCTTACCAATGACTGTAGAGACGGAATCGGCACTTGCAACATAGCAGCAagctga
- the LOC104732477 gene encoding uncharacterized protein LOC104732477: MSLRSESSKAEKLTEDPVTYKTAQSSVTCIYQAHMVGFWRNVRVLWSKNLMNHSLTVMVTSVQGDMNYCCKVDLKPWHFWNKKGYKSFEVEGNQVDAYWDFRSAKFNGSPEPSSDFYVALVSDEEVVLLLGDHKKKAFKRTKSRPALVDAALFYKKENVFGKKSFSTRAKFNDRKKEHEIVVESSTGEKDPEMWISVDGIILVQVRNLQWKFRGNQTVLVDKEPVQVFWDVYDWFFSTPGTGHGLFIFKPENGESDASDGGTKDSSSSSSSSSEFCLFLYAWKLE, translated from the coding sequence ATGTCTTTGAGATCAGAATCTTCCAAGGCAGAAAAGTTAACAGAGGATCCAGTTACGTACAAGACGGCACAGAGCAGCGTGACGTGCATCTACCAAGCACACATGGTTGGATTCTGGAGAAATGTTAGGGTTCTATGGTCTAAAAATCTTATGAACCATTCCTTAACCGTGATGGTCACTAGCGTACAAGGGGATATGAATTACTGTTGCAAGGTTGATCTTAAGCCATGGCACTTTTGGAACAAGAAAGGATACAAATCGTTTGAGGTTGAAGGAAACCAAGTAGATGCGTATTGGGATTTTAGGTCTGCTAAATTCAACGGCAGCCCTGAGCCGAGCTCAGATTTTTACGTGGCTCTTGTATCGGACGAGGAGGTTGTTCTATTGTTGGGTGATCACAAAAAGAAAGCTTTTAAGAGAACTAAATCAAGACCTGCCTTGGTTGACGCTGCCTTGTTctacaagaaagaaaatgtgTTTGGTAAGAAGAGCTTTTCGACTAGGGCGAAGTTCAATGATAGGAAGAAAGAGCATGAGATCGTAGTGGAGAGCTCGACCGGGGAGAAGGATCCTGAGATGTGGATTAGCGTTGATGGTATCATTTTGGTTCAGGTGAGAAATCTGCAGTGGAAATTTAGGGGGAATCAAACGGTTTTGGTGGATAAAGAACCAGTTCAAGTGTTTTGGGATGTGTATGATTGGTTCTTCAGCACGCCCGGTACAGGTCACGGCTTGTTCATCTTTAAACCAGAGAACGGTGAGAGTGACGCGAGCGATGGAGGAACCAAGGATagtagttcttcttcttcttcttcgtctgaGTTTTGTCTCTTCCTTTATGCTTGGAAATTGGAGTAA